A single region of the Micropterus dolomieu isolate WLL.071019.BEF.003 ecotype Adirondacks linkage group LG18, ASM2129224v1, whole genome shotgun sequence genome encodes:
- the zmynd8 gene encoding protein kinase C-binding protein 1 isoform X6, translated as MHPQSVAEEEGKTEIIAEGMEISTRSKVSDTGSTERMTQKRKMPSPSHSSNGHSSAETSPCPMKKKKKPGAVSGSKDQSELRHGPFYYVKQPALTTDPVDVVPQDGRNDFYCWLCHREGQVLCCELCPRVYHAKCLKLPAEPEGDWFCPECEKITVAECIETQSKAMMMLTIDQLSYLLKFALQKMKQPGTEPFQKPVSLEQHPDYAEYIFHPMDLCTLEKNIKKKMYGCTEAFLADAKWILHNCIIYNGGNHKLTATAKVIVKICEHEMNEIEVCPECYLSACQKRDNWFCEPCSNPHPLVWAKLKGFPFWPAKALRDKDGQVDARFFGQHDRAWVPLNNCYLMSKEIPFSVKKTKSIFNSAMQEMEVYVENMRKKFGVFNYAPFRTPYTPDNNFQMLLDPSNPSSTPIKPEKQEKIKLSFDMTASPKIPLARTMLTGAGVGGGTAGRRLPLSEMPRSPMSTNSSAHTGSDGEQETADKSQAKAPNSQYSTGEESMDCTASPAHPRPGPAGSSLDSPKPFHSQAPGNPKQEKPQPTGSILNLNLDRSKAEMDLKELSETVQQKQGATPVLTSPKRQIKSRFQLNLDKTIESCKAQLGIDEISVDVYKGVEHSDSEDSDKSDSSDSEYASDEEQKTKDGQDAAPNDEAQKELTKSKVKDQPSPSQDKEGKADTLLVSESAAGDTTATVSDAPTKEKINKDLEKESSETTKAPSASPGPREKAQVKEEAKQPVPVEDSDSERELVIDLGEEQGGKDRRRSRKDNTTVKESSAGKPEGKALTLSTLQSQNSTAPSTPSSVSTQSPMAIPVTMVSFTTPSPATISLTTVPSATATPPSSSSSASTTPALKKQRPLLPRETVPVVQRAVVWNPTAKFQTSSQKWHMQKVQRQQQNQQPVATTQTQASSPRQGQAQALTQTQATGNGSTVVSSSSAQQSSQSTRYQTRQAVKAVQQKDTPLSTSTSAVTLVSSSPASVAMMAASSLGTTSSPVAADLYIPTASADVAADIAKYTNKIMDAIKGTMTEIYNDLSKSTSGNTIAEIRRLRIEIEKLQWLHQQELSEMKHNLELTMAEMRQSLEQERERLVTEVKKQMELEKQQAVDETKKKQWCANCRKEAIFYCCWNTSYCDYPCQQAHWPEHMKSCTQSATAPQQEPEAESTADLPNKALGQTSSGPNSLRDTPASAPSDKDCDMEKSTEVAVTLS; from the exons TGTGGCAGAGGAAGAGGGTAAAACTGAGATTATAGCAGAAGGAATGGAGATCTCAACACGGTCCAAAG TTTCAGACACAGGGTCAACAGAGCGGATGACCCAAAAACGAAAGATGCCGAGTCCCTCTCACTCATCCAATGGTCACTCCTCTGCCGAAACCTCCCCCTGCCcaatgaaaaagaagaagaaaccagGTGCTGTTAGTGGCAGCAAAGACCAG TCAGAACTAAGACATGGTCCCTTTTACTATGTGAAGCAGCCAGCACTCACCACAGACCCTGTTGATGTTGTACCGCAGGACGGCAGGAATGACTTCTACTGCTGGCTGTGCCACCGCGAGGGCCAGGTGCTCTGCTGTGAGCTCTGCCCCAGGGTGTACCACGCCAAGTGCCTCAAACTACCAGCCGAGCCCGAGGGCGACTGGTTCTGTCCGGAGTGTGAG AAAATAACAGTTGCTGAGTGTATAGAGACTCAGAGCAAAGCCATGATGATGCTAACTATAGACCAGCTGTCTTACCTACTGAAGTTTGCTCTTCAGAAGATGAAACAGCCAGGT ACGGAACCCTTCCAGAAACCTGTTTCTCTTGAACAGCATCCAGATTATGCAGAGTACATTTTTCACCCTATGGATCTTTGCACACTTGAGAAG aatattaaaaagaaaatgtatggCTGCACAGAGGCCTTCTTGGCAGATGCAAAATGGATTTTGCACAACTGTATTATATACAATGGAG GCAATCACAAACTCACGGCGACTGCTAAAGTGATTGTAAAAATCTGTGAACATGAG atGAACGAGATTGAAGTTTGTCCTGAGTGCTATCTGTCTGCTTGCCAAAAGAGAGACAACTGGTTTTGTGAGCCTTGT AGTAACCCACACCCTCTAGTGTGGGCCAAACTGAAAGGATTTCCATTCTGGCCTGCTAAAGCTCTGCGGGACAAAGATGGACAGGTGGATGCTCGCTTTTTTGGTCAGCATGACAG GGCTTGGGTTCCTTTAAACAATTGCTACCTCATGTCCAAAGAGATTCCATTCTCCGTGAAGAAGACCAAAAGCATCTTCAACAGTGCCATGCAAGAGATGGAGGTCTACGTGGAAAACATGAGGAAGAAGTTTGGAGTCTTTAACTATGCCCCCTTCAGGACACCCTATACTCCTGACAACAACTTCCAGATGCTGCTGGATCCCTCCAACCCCTCGTCCACCCCGATCAAACCTGAGAAACAGGAGAAGATCAAGCTGAGCTTTGATATGACGGCATCACCGAAGATCCCTTTGGCCAGGACCATGCTGACTGGGGCTGGGGTGGGAGGAGGCACAGCAGGCCGGCGACTCCCCCTAAGTGAAATGCCTCGCTCCCCCATGAGCACCAACTCCTCTGCCCATACAGGTTCGGACGGGGAACAGGAGACAGCGGACAAGTCCCAGGCAAAAGCACCAAACAGCCAGTACAGTACGGGAGAAGAGTCCATGGACTGCACAG CATCACCTGCCCATCCTCGACCTGGTCCTGCAGGGAGTTCCTTGGACAGCCCTAAACCATTCCACTCTCAAGCTCCTGGCAACCCCAAGCAGGAAAAGCCACAACCTACAGGAAGCATTCTGAACCTCAATCTAG ATCGGAGTAAAGCAGAAATGGACCTGAAGGAGCTTAGCGAAACAGTTCAGCAGAAACAAGGAGCCACACCAGTCCTCACCTCTCCAAAAAGACAGATCAAGAGCCGTTTCCAGCTGAACTTGGACAAAACCATTGAGAGTTGTAAGGCACAGCTCG GTATAGATGAGATCTCTGTTGATGTGTATAAAGGTGTAGAACACAGTGACTCAGAAGACTCTGATAAATCTGACTCCAGTGACAGCGAGTATGCCAGTGATGAGGAGCAAAAGACCAAGGATGGTCAGGACGCAGCACCCAATGATGAGGCCCAGAAGGAGCTTACCAAAAGTAAAGTCAAAGACCAACCTTCCCCGAGCCAAGATAAAGAGGGTAAAGCGGATACGCTCTTGGTTTCCGAGTCTGCAGCAGGCGACACCACTGCAACAGTGTCAGATGCTCCaactaaagagaaaataaacaaagattTAGAAAAAGAGAGCTCAGAGACAACCAAAGCACCTTCAGCATCACCTGGTCCCAGAGAGAAGGCTCAGGTGAAAGAAGAAGCAAAGCAGCCTGTGCCAGTGGAGGACTCTGACTCAGAGAGAGAGCTGGTTATTGACCTCGGAGAGGAACAGGGAGGcaaggacaggaggaggagcaggaaagACAACACCACTGTTAAAGAGTCATCTGCTGGTAAACCTGAAG GCAAAGCCCTGACCCTCTCGACGCTCCAATCTCAAAACAGTACCGCTCCTTCCACACCCTCCAGTGTTTCCACGCAGTCCCCCATGGCCATTCCTGTCACCATGGTGTCCTTCACTACTCCCTCTCCCGCAACCATAAGCCTTACAACCGTGCCCAGTGCCACTGCAACacccccctcttcctcctcctcagcttCCACCACACCAGCTTTGAAGAAACAGCGCCCTCTGCTGCCCAGAGAGACAGTGCCAGTGGTGCAGAGAGCAGTGGTGTGGAATCCCACTGCCAAATTTCAGACCTCGTCTCAGAAGTGGCACATGCAGAAGGTGCAGCGTCAGCAACAGAACCAGCAGCCTGTGGCAACCACGCAGACGCAGGCGTCGTCTCCCAGGCAAGGCCAGGCTCAAGCGCTGACCCAGACACAGGCCACTGGGAATGGCTCAACGGTGGTATCCTCATCTTCAGCACAGCAGTCTTCACAAAGCACACGCTATCAGACCAGACAGGCTGTTAAAG CTGTCCAACAAAAAGACACTCCACTCAGCACATCCACGTCAGCTGTGACCCTGGTATCTAGTAGTCCAGCTTCTGTTGCCATGATGGCAGCATCAAGTTTAGGCACTACATCTTCTCCAGTGGCAGCAGACCTGTATATTCCCACTGCCTCAGCGGATGTGGCTGCAGACATTGCCAAGTACACAAATAAA ATAATGGATGCAATCAAAGGTACAATGACTGAAATCTACAATGATCTTTCTAAGAGTACTTCAGGGAATACAATAGCAGAG ATAAGACGACTGAGAATTGAAATAGAAAAATTACAGTGGCTGCATCAACAAGAGTTGTCAGAGATGAAGCATAATCTTG AGCTGACAATGGCAGAGATGAGGCAAAGTCTGgaacaggagagagaaaggttGGTGACTGAGGTGAAGAAACAGATGGAGCTGGAGAAGCAGCAAGCAGTTGAtgaaacaaagaagaaacagtGGTGTGCTAACTGCCGGAAAGAGGCCATCTTCTACTGCTGCTGGAACACCAGTTACTGTGATTATCCCTGTCAGCAAGCCCACTGGCCAGAACACATGAAGTCCTGCACTCAGTCAG cCACAGCTCCACAGCAAGAACCTGAGGCTGAGTCGACAGCGGACCTCCCAAACAAAGCTTTAGGGCAGACTAGCAGTGGCCCAAATTCTCTCAGAGACACGCCGGCCTCTGCACCATCAGATAAAGACTGTGACATGGAGAAGAGCACTGAGGTTGCTGTCACTTTGTCCTAA
- the zmynd8 gene encoding protein kinase C-binding protein 1 isoform X4: protein MHPQSVAEEEGKTEIIAEGMEISTRSKVSDTGSTERMTQKRKMPSPSHSSNGHSSAETSPCPMKKKKKPGAVSGSKDQSELRHGPFYYVKQPALTTDPVDVVPQDGRNDFYCWLCHREGQVLCCELCPRVYHAKCLKLPAEPEGDWFCPECEKITVAECIETQSKAMMMLTIDQLSYLLKFALQKMKQPGDHPRLSSRTPHAASTQRKTFNWTEPFQKPVSLEQHPDYAEYIFHPMDLCTLEKNIKKKMYGCTEAFLADAKWILHNCIIYNGGNHKLTATAKVIVKICEHEMNEIEVCPECYLSACQKRDNWFCEPCSNPHPLVWAKLKGFPFWPAKALRDKDGQVDARFFGQHDRAWVPLNNCYLMSKEIPFSVKKTKSIFNSAMQEMEVYVENMRKKFGVFNYAPFRTPYTPDNNFQMLLDPSNPSSTPIKPEKQEKIKLSFDMTASPKIPLARTMLTGAGVGGGTAGRRLPLSEMPRSPMSTNSSAHTGSDGEQETADKSQAKAPNSQYSTGEESMDCTASPAHPRPGPAGSSLDSPKPFHSQAPGNPKQEKPQPTGSILNLNLDRSKAEMDLKELSETVQQKQGATPVLTSPKRQIKSRFQLNLDKTIESCKAQLGIDEISVDVYKGVEHSDSEDSDKSDSSDSEYASDEEQKTKDGQDAAPNDEAQKELTKSKVKDQPSPSQDKEGKADTLLVSESAAGDTTATVSDAPTKEKINKDLEKESSETTKAPSASPGPREKAQVKEEAKQPVPVEDSDSERELVIDLGEEQGGKDRRRSRKDNTTVKESSAGKPEGKALTLSTLQSQNSTAPSTPSSVSTQSPMAIPVTMVSFTTPSPATISLTTVPSATATPPSSSSSASTTPALKKQRPLLPRETVPVVQRAVVWNPTAKFQTSSQKWHMQKVQRQQQNQQPVATTQTQASSPRQGQAQALTQTQATGNGSTVVSSSSAQQSSQSTRYQTRQAVKAVQQKDTPLSTSTSAVTLVSSSPASVAMMAASSLGTTSSPVAADLYIPTASADVAADIAKYTNKIMDAIKGTMTEIYNDLSKSTSGNTIAEIRRLRIEIEKLQWLHQQELSEMKHNLELTMAEMRQSLEQERERLVTEVKKQMELEKQQAVDETKKKQWCANCRKEAIFYCCWNTSYCDYPCQQAHWPEHMKSCTQSATAPQQEPEAESTADLPNKALGQTSSGPNSLRDTPASAPSDKDCDMEKSTEVAVTLS, encoded by the exons TGTGGCAGAGGAAGAGGGTAAAACTGAGATTATAGCAGAAGGAATGGAGATCTCAACACGGTCCAAAG TTTCAGACACAGGGTCAACAGAGCGGATGACCCAAAAACGAAAGATGCCGAGTCCCTCTCACTCATCCAATGGTCACTCCTCTGCCGAAACCTCCCCCTGCCcaatgaaaaagaagaagaaaccagGTGCTGTTAGTGGCAGCAAAGACCAG TCAGAACTAAGACATGGTCCCTTTTACTATGTGAAGCAGCCAGCACTCACCACAGACCCTGTTGATGTTGTACCGCAGGACGGCAGGAATGACTTCTACTGCTGGCTGTGCCACCGCGAGGGCCAGGTGCTCTGCTGTGAGCTCTGCCCCAGGGTGTACCACGCCAAGTGCCTCAAACTACCAGCCGAGCCCGAGGGCGACTGGTTCTGTCCGGAGTGTGAG AAAATAACAGTTGCTGAGTGTATAGAGACTCAGAGCAAAGCCATGATGATGCTAACTATAGACCAGCTGTCTTACCTACTGAAGTTTGCTCTTCAGAAGATGAAACAGCCAGGT GATCATCCCCGCTTGTCATCTCGCACCCCCCATGCAGCTTCCACGCAGAGAAAGACTTTTAATTGG ACGGAACCCTTCCAGAAACCTGTTTCTCTTGAACAGCATCCAGATTATGCAGAGTACATTTTTCACCCTATGGATCTTTGCACACTTGAGAAG aatattaaaaagaaaatgtatggCTGCACAGAGGCCTTCTTGGCAGATGCAAAATGGATTTTGCACAACTGTATTATATACAATGGAG GCAATCACAAACTCACGGCGACTGCTAAAGTGATTGTAAAAATCTGTGAACATGAG atGAACGAGATTGAAGTTTGTCCTGAGTGCTATCTGTCTGCTTGCCAAAAGAGAGACAACTGGTTTTGTGAGCCTTGT AGTAACCCACACCCTCTAGTGTGGGCCAAACTGAAAGGATTTCCATTCTGGCCTGCTAAAGCTCTGCGGGACAAAGATGGACAGGTGGATGCTCGCTTTTTTGGTCAGCATGACAG GGCTTGGGTTCCTTTAAACAATTGCTACCTCATGTCCAAAGAGATTCCATTCTCCGTGAAGAAGACCAAAAGCATCTTCAACAGTGCCATGCAAGAGATGGAGGTCTACGTGGAAAACATGAGGAAGAAGTTTGGAGTCTTTAACTATGCCCCCTTCAGGACACCCTATACTCCTGACAACAACTTCCAGATGCTGCTGGATCCCTCCAACCCCTCGTCCACCCCGATCAAACCTGAGAAACAGGAGAAGATCAAGCTGAGCTTTGATATGACGGCATCACCGAAGATCCCTTTGGCCAGGACCATGCTGACTGGGGCTGGGGTGGGAGGAGGCACAGCAGGCCGGCGACTCCCCCTAAGTGAAATGCCTCGCTCCCCCATGAGCACCAACTCCTCTGCCCATACAGGTTCGGACGGGGAACAGGAGACAGCGGACAAGTCCCAGGCAAAAGCACCAAACAGCCAGTACAGTACGGGAGAAGAGTCCATGGACTGCACAG CATCACCTGCCCATCCTCGACCTGGTCCTGCAGGGAGTTCCTTGGACAGCCCTAAACCATTCCACTCTCAAGCTCCTGGCAACCCCAAGCAGGAAAAGCCACAACCTACAGGAAGCATTCTGAACCTCAATCTAG ATCGGAGTAAAGCAGAAATGGACCTGAAGGAGCTTAGCGAAACAGTTCAGCAGAAACAAGGAGCCACACCAGTCCTCACCTCTCCAAAAAGACAGATCAAGAGCCGTTTCCAGCTGAACTTGGACAAAACCATTGAGAGTTGTAAGGCACAGCTCG GTATAGATGAGATCTCTGTTGATGTGTATAAAGGTGTAGAACACAGTGACTCAGAAGACTCTGATAAATCTGACTCCAGTGACAGCGAGTATGCCAGTGATGAGGAGCAAAAGACCAAGGATGGTCAGGACGCAGCACCCAATGATGAGGCCCAGAAGGAGCTTACCAAAAGTAAAGTCAAAGACCAACCTTCCCCGAGCCAAGATAAAGAGGGTAAAGCGGATACGCTCTTGGTTTCCGAGTCTGCAGCAGGCGACACCACTGCAACAGTGTCAGATGCTCCaactaaagagaaaataaacaaagattTAGAAAAAGAGAGCTCAGAGACAACCAAAGCACCTTCAGCATCACCTGGTCCCAGAGAGAAGGCTCAGGTGAAAGAAGAAGCAAAGCAGCCTGTGCCAGTGGAGGACTCTGACTCAGAGAGAGAGCTGGTTATTGACCTCGGAGAGGAACAGGGAGGcaaggacaggaggaggagcaggaaagACAACACCACTGTTAAAGAGTCATCTGCTGGTAAACCTGAAG GCAAAGCCCTGACCCTCTCGACGCTCCAATCTCAAAACAGTACCGCTCCTTCCACACCCTCCAGTGTTTCCACGCAGTCCCCCATGGCCATTCCTGTCACCATGGTGTCCTTCACTACTCCCTCTCCCGCAACCATAAGCCTTACAACCGTGCCCAGTGCCACTGCAACacccccctcttcctcctcctcagcttCCACCACACCAGCTTTGAAGAAACAGCGCCCTCTGCTGCCCAGAGAGACAGTGCCAGTGGTGCAGAGAGCAGTGGTGTGGAATCCCACTGCCAAATTTCAGACCTCGTCTCAGAAGTGGCACATGCAGAAGGTGCAGCGTCAGCAACAGAACCAGCAGCCTGTGGCAACCACGCAGACGCAGGCGTCGTCTCCCAGGCAAGGCCAGGCTCAAGCGCTGACCCAGACACAGGCCACTGGGAATGGCTCAACGGTGGTATCCTCATCTTCAGCACAGCAGTCTTCACAAAGCACACGCTATCAGACCAGACAGGCTGTTAAAG CTGTCCAACAAAAAGACACTCCACTCAGCACATCCACGTCAGCTGTGACCCTGGTATCTAGTAGTCCAGCTTCTGTTGCCATGATGGCAGCATCAAGTTTAGGCACTACATCTTCTCCAGTGGCAGCAGACCTGTATATTCCCACTGCCTCAGCGGATGTGGCTGCAGACATTGCCAAGTACACAAATAAA ATAATGGATGCAATCAAAGGTACAATGACTGAAATCTACAATGATCTTTCTAAGAGTACTTCAGGGAATACAATAGCAGAG ATAAGACGACTGAGAATTGAAATAGAAAAATTACAGTGGCTGCATCAACAAGAGTTGTCAGAGATGAAGCATAATCTTG AGCTGACAATGGCAGAGATGAGGCAAAGTCTGgaacaggagagagaaaggttGGTGACTGAGGTGAAGAAACAGATGGAGCTGGAGAAGCAGCAAGCAGTTGAtgaaacaaagaagaaacagtGGTGTGCTAACTGCCGGAAAGAGGCCATCTTCTACTGCTGCTGGAACACCAGTTACTGTGATTATCCCTGTCAGCAAGCCCACTGGCCAGAACACATGAAGTCCTGCACTCAGTCAG cCACAGCTCCACAGCAAGAACCTGAGGCTGAGTCGACAGCGGACCTCCCAAACAAAGCTTTAGGGCAGACTAGCAGTGGCCCAAATTCTCTCAGAGACACGCCGGCCTCTGCACCATCAGATAAAGACTGTGACATGGAGAAGAGCACTGAGGTTGCTGTCACTTTGTCCTAA
- the zmynd8 gene encoding protein kinase C-binding protein 1 isoform X9 — protein sequence MMMLTIDQLSYLLKFALQKMKQPGDHPRLSSRTPHAASTQRKTFNWTEPFQKPVSLEQHPDYAEYIFHPMDLCTLEKNIKKKMYGCTEAFLADAKWILHNCIIYNGGNHKLTATAKVIVKICEHEMNEIEVCPECYLSACQKRDNWFCEPCSNPHPLVWAKLKGFPFWPAKALRDKDGQVDARFFGQHDRAWVPLNNCYLMSKEIPFSVKKTKSIFNSAMQEMEVYVENMRKKFGVFNYAPFRTPYTPDNNFQMLLDPSNPSSTPIKPEKQEKIKLSFDMTASPKIPLARTMLTGAGVGGGTAGRRLPLSEMPRSPMSTNSSAHTGSDGEQETADKSQAKAPNSQYSTGEESMDCTASPAHPRPGPAGSSLDSPKPFHSQAPGNPKQEKPQPTGSILNLNLDRSKAEMDLKELSETVQQKQGATPVLTSPKRQIKSRFQLNLDKTIESCKAQLGIDEISVDVYKGVEHSDSEDSDKSDSSDSEYASDEEQKTKDGQDAAPNDEAQKELTKSKVKDQPSPSQDKEGKADTLLVSESAAGDTTATVSDAPTKEKINKDLEKESSETTKAPSASPGPREKAQVKEEAKQPVPVEDSDSERELVIDLGEEQGGKDRRRSRKDNTTVKESSAGKPEGKALTLSTLQSQNSTAPSTPSSVSTQSPMAIPVTMVSFTTPSPATISLTTVPSATATPPSSSSSASTTPALKKQRPLLPRETVPVVQRAVVWNPTAKFQTSSQKWHMQKVQRQQQNQQPVATTQTQASSPRQGQAQALTQTQATGNGSTVVSSSSAQQSSQSTRYQTRQAVKAVQQKDTPLSTSTSAVTLVSSSPASVAMMAASSLGTTSSPVAADLYIPTASADVAADIAKYTNKIMDAIKGTMTEIYNDLSKSTSGNTIAEIRRLRIEIEKLQWLHQQELSEMKHNLELTMAEMRQSLEQERERLVTEVKKQMELEKQQAVDETKKKQWCANCRKEAIFYCCWNTSYCDYPCQQAHWPEHMKSCTQSATAPQQEPEAESTADLPNKALGQTSSGPNSLRDTPASAPSDKDCDMEKSTEVAVTLS from the exons ATGATGATGCTAACTATAGACCAGCTGTCTTACCTACTGAAGTTTGCTCTTCAGAAGATGAAACAGCCAGGT GATCATCCCCGCTTGTCATCTCGCACCCCCCATGCAGCTTCCACGCAGAGAAAGACTTTTAATTGG ACGGAACCCTTCCAGAAACCTGTTTCTCTTGAACAGCATCCAGATTATGCAGAGTACATTTTTCACCCTATGGATCTTTGCACACTTGAGAAG aatattaaaaagaaaatgtatggCTGCACAGAGGCCTTCTTGGCAGATGCAAAATGGATTTTGCACAACTGTATTATATACAATGGAG GCAATCACAAACTCACGGCGACTGCTAAAGTGATTGTAAAAATCTGTGAACATGAG atGAACGAGATTGAAGTTTGTCCTGAGTGCTATCTGTCTGCTTGCCAAAAGAGAGACAACTGGTTTTGTGAGCCTTGT AGTAACCCACACCCTCTAGTGTGGGCCAAACTGAAAGGATTTCCATTCTGGCCTGCTAAAGCTCTGCGGGACAAAGATGGACAGGTGGATGCTCGCTTTTTTGGTCAGCATGACAG GGCTTGGGTTCCTTTAAACAATTGCTACCTCATGTCCAAAGAGATTCCATTCTCCGTGAAGAAGACCAAAAGCATCTTCAACAGTGCCATGCAAGAGATGGAGGTCTACGTGGAAAACATGAGGAAGAAGTTTGGAGTCTTTAACTATGCCCCCTTCAGGACACCCTATACTCCTGACAACAACTTCCAGATGCTGCTGGATCCCTCCAACCCCTCGTCCACCCCGATCAAACCTGAGAAACAGGAGAAGATCAAGCTGAGCTTTGATATGACGGCATCACCGAAGATCCCTTTGGCCAGGACCATGCTGACTGGGGCTGGGGTGGGAGGAGGCACAGCAGGCCGGCGACTCCCCCTAAGTGAAATGCCTCGCTCCCCCATGAGCACCAACTCCTCTGCCCATACAGGTTCGGACGGGGAACAGGAGACAGCGGACAAGTCCCAGGCAAAAGCACCAAACAGCCAGTACAGTACGGGAGAAGAGTCCATGGACTGCACAG CATCACCTGCCCATCCTCGACCTGGTCCTGCAGGGAGTTCCTTGGACAGCCCTAAACCATTCCACTCTCAAGCTCCTGGCAACCCCAAGCAGGAAAAGCCACAACCTACAGGAAGCATTCTGAACCTCAATCTAG ATCGGAGTAAAGCAGAAATGGACCTGAAGGAGCTTAGCGAAACAGTTCAGCAGAAACAAGGAGCCACACCAGTCCTCACCTCTCCAAAAAGACAGATCAAGAGCCGTTTCCAGCTGAACTTGGACAAAACCATTGAGAGTTGTAAGGCACAGCTCG GTATAGATGAGATCTCTGTTGATGTGTATAAAGGTGTAGAACACAGTGACTCAGAAGACTCTGATAAATCTGACTCCAGTGACAGCGAGTATGCCAGTGATGAGGAGCAAAAGACCAAGGATGGTCAGGACGCAGCACCCAATGATGAGGCCCAGAAGGAGCTTACCAAAAGTAAAGTCAAAGACCAACCTTCCCCGAGCCAAGATAAAGAGGGTAAAGCGGATACGCTCTTGGTTTCCGAGTCTGCAGCAGGCGACACCACTGCAACAGTGTCAGATGCTCCaactaaagagaaaataaacaaagattTAGAAAAAGAGAGCTCAGAGACAACCAAAGCACCTTCAGCATCACCTGGTCCCAGAGAGAAGGCTCAGGTGAAAGAAGAAGCAAAGCAGCCTGTGCCAGTGGAGGACTCTGACTCAGAGAGAGAGCTGGTTATTGACCTCGGAGAGGAACAGGGAGGcaaggacaggaggaggagcaggaaagACAACACCACTGTTAAAGAGTCATCTGCTGGTAAACCTGAAG GCAAAGCCCTGACCCTCTCGACGCTCCAATCTCAAAACAGTACCGCTCCTTCCACACCCTCCAGTGTTTCCACGCAGTCCCCCATGGCCATTCCTGTCACCATGGTGTCCTTCACTACTCCCTCTCCCGCAACCATAAGCCTTACAACCGTGCCCAGTGCCACTGCAACacccccctcttcctcctcctcagcttCCACCACACCAGCTTTGAAGAAACAGCGCCCTCTGCTGCCCAGAGAGACAGTGCCAGTGGTGCAGAGAGCAGTGGTGTGGAATCCCACTGCCAAATTTCAGACCTCGTCTCAGAAGTGGCACATGCAGAAGGTGCAGCGTCAGCAACAGAACCAGCAGCCTGTGGCAACCACGCAGACGCAGGCGTCGTCTCCCAGGCAAGGCCAGGCTCAAGCGCTGACCCAGACACAGGCCACTGGGAATGGCTCAACGGTGGTATCCTCATCTTCAGCACAGCAGTCTTCACAAAGCACACGCTATCAGACCAGACAGGCTGTTAAAG CTGTCCAACAAAAAGACACTCCACTCAGCACATCCACGTCAGCTGTGACCCTGGTATCTAGTAGTCCAGCTTCTGTTGCCATGATGGCAGCATCAAGTTTAGGCACTACATCTTCTCCAGTGGCAGCAGACCTGTATATTCCCACTGCCTCAGCGGATGTGGCTGCAGACATTGCCAAGTACACAAATAAA ATAATGGATGCAATCAAAGGTACAATGACTGAAATCTACAATGATCTTTCTAAGAGTACTTCAGGGAATACAATAGCAGAG ATAAGACGACTGAGAATTGAAATAGAAAAATTACAGTGGCTGCATCAACAAGAGTTGTCAGAGATGAAGCATAATCTTG AGCTGACAATGGCAGAGATGAGGCAAAGTCTGgaacaggagagagaaaggttGGTGACTGAGGTGAAGAAACAGATGGAGCTGGAGAAGCAGCAAGCAGTTGAtgaaacaaagaagaaacagtGGTGTGCTAACTGCCGGAAAGAGGCCATCTTCTACTGCTGCTGGAACACCAGTTACTGTGATTATCCCTGTCAGCAAGCCCACTGGCCAGAACACATGAAGTCCTGCACTCAGTCAG cCACAGCTCCACAGCAAGAACCTGAGGCTGAGTCGACAGCGGACCTCCCAAACAAAGCTTTAGGGCAGACTAGCAGTGGCCCAAATTCTCTCAGAGACACGCCGGCCTCTGCACCATCAGATAAAGACTGTGACATGGAGAAGAGCACTGAGGTTGCTGTCACTTTGTCCTAA